Within the Arthrobacter sp. UKPF54-2 genome, the region CTCGACATCCTCGCCGACGTCGCCGCCATGAGCCCGGTGCCGGTGGCCGCCTACCAGATTTCCGGCGAGTACTCGATGATCGAGGCGGCCGCCGCGAACGGCTGGATCGACCGCAGGGCCGCCATCACCGAATCCGTGCTCGGCATCAAACGGGCCGGCGCCAACATGGTCCTGACCTACTGGGCGAGCGAACTCGCCAGCTGGCTGAAGGAGACCCGGTGAGCGCCCCGGCCCTGCCGGACCCGGCGTCCGGCGCCAACCCCACCGCCCCCGTGGGCCCTGAGGCGATCCTGCTCGGGCTGAACACCTTCGGCGACGTCGGCCTGTTCCCCGACGGGCACCCCGTCCCGCACGCGCAGGTGCTGCGGCAGCTCCTGGAGCAGGCCGAGCTCGCCGACGAGGTGGGGCTCCACGCCTTCGGGGTGGGGGAGCACCACCGCCGCGACTTCGCGGTCTCCGCACCCGAGGTGTTCCTTGCCGCGGCGGCCGCCCGCACCAAGCGCATCCGGCTCGGCTCCGCCGTGACCGTGCTCAGCTCCGATGACCCGATCCGCGTCTTCCAGCGTTTCGCGACGGTCGATGCCATCTCCAACGGCCGGGCCGAGGTCATGCTGGGCCGCGGCTCGTTCGTGGAGTCCTTCCCGCTGTTCGGACTGGACCTGGCCGATTACGAGGTCCTGTTCGAGGAAAAGCTCGAGCTCTTCGACAAGGCCCGCGCGCAGAAACCCATCAAATGGGAGGGCCGCACGCGCCGCCCCATCAACGGGCTCAGCGTCTACCCGCCGCTGGAACACCACCTGCTCCCGGCCTGGATAGGCGTCGGCGGCACCCCCGAGTCGGTGCTGCGCTGCGCCGAATACGGCTACCCGATCATCTTCGCCATCATCGGCGGCACACCCCGCTCCTTCGGCCCGCTGGCGGACCTCTACCGCGAGGCCATGGCCAAATACGGCCACCCGATGCAGCAGGTCGCCACGCACTCGCCCGGGCACGTCGGCGCCACTGACGAGGACGCGCGGGAGGAGTTCTTCCCGCACTGGCTGGCCCAGCGCAACCAGATCGGCGCCGAGCGCGGCTGGGGCCCGGGCAACCGCGCCGAATTCGACTACCTGTGCACCCCCGAAGGAGCACTCTACGTCGGCTCACCCGAAACGGTCGCCGCCAAGATCGCCCTGCTCAAGCGGAACCTGGGCGTGGACCGCTTTGACCTCAAGTACAGCAACGGCACGCTCCCGCACGCCGCCATGATGCGCTCCATCGAGCTGTTCGGCACCGAGGTGGCACCGCGGGTGGCCGCCCTGCTGGCCGGTGCGGCGCCGGCACCGGATAAGCACTGAAAGAATAGGAACCATGACTTCCAGCCACCCTCGCAACGAGGAACTTTTCGACCGCGCCCGCCGGCTGATGCCCGGCGGCGTCAACTCGCCGGTCCGGGCCTTCGGCTCGGTGGGCGGCACCCCGCGCTTTATGGTCTCCGCCAAGGGCCCGTACCTGACCGACGCCGACGGCGCCGAGTACGTCGACCTGGTGTGCTCGTGGGGCCCGGCCCTGCTGGGGCACGCCCACCCGGCCGTCCTCGCGGCGGTCCACGCCGCCGTCGACCGCGGGCTCTCCTTCGGCGCCTCGACCCCGGATGAGGCCAACCTCGCCGCGATCGTCCAGGAACGCGTCCCGGCCGCCGAACGCGTCCGGATGGTCTCCACCGGCACCGAGGCCACCATGACCGCCATCCGGCTGGCCCGCGGCTACACCGGGCGCAACCTGGTGATCAAGTTCGCCGGCTGCTACCACGGCCACCTCGACGGCCTCCTCGCCGCCGCCGGCTCCGGCCTTGCGACCCTCGCGCTGCCCGGCTCGGCCGGCGTCACCGCCGCCACGGCCGCCGAGACCCTCGTGCTGCCGTACAACGACCTGGCCGCCGTCGAAGCCGCCTTCGCGGCGCATGGTCCCAACATTGCCGCGGTCATCACGGAGGCCGCGCCGGCCAACATGGGTGTGGTCACCCCGGGCGAGGGCTTCAACGCCGGCCTGGCCCGGATCACCCGCGAGCACGGCGCCCTGCTGATCCTCGACGAGGTCCTCACTGGCTTCCGCACCGGCTACTCGGGCTACTGGGGCCTCACCGGCGGGGCGGCCGGCGCCGCCGAACCCTGGTCCCCGGATCTGCTCACCTTCGGCAAGGTGATCGGCGGCGGCATGCCGACGGCGGCCCTTGGCGGCCGCGCCGACGTGATGGACTACCTCGCCCCGGTGGGCCCGGTCTACCAGGCCGGCACCCTCTCCGGGAACCCGGTGGCGATGGCCGCCGGCGTCGCGACCCTGACCCACGCCACGCCCGAGGTCTACTCGTTCGTCGACGCCCGGTCGCTGGAACTCTCCGGCGCCCTGTCCTCGGCCCTGGACACCGCCGGCGTGGACCACTCCATCCAGCGCGCCGGGAACCTGTTCTCCGTGGCCTTCGGCACCTCGGCCCGCGGCGTCCACAACTACGACGACGCCCAGGGCCAGGACGTCTTCCGCTACGCGCCGTTCTTCCACTCGATGCTGGACTCCGGGGTCTACCTGCCGCCGTCGGTGTTTGAGGCCTGGTTCCTCTCCGCCGCGCACGACGACGCGGCGATGAACCGGATCTTCGACGCCCTGCCGGCCGCGGCGAAGGCCGCGGCGGCCGCGACGGCCTAGGCACACCGGCGGCCACTTGCGGCCGCTTGGTCGTGGGCGCCGCCGCCGTCGTCGTCGTTAAACACTTTCGGCACCCGCCGCAGCGGGTGCCGAAAGTTGTTTAAGGCCGGGGCCTAGAAGGCCGGGGTCACGTCGCCGTTGGGCCATTCCTTCGCAATGAAGGCCTTGACCTCGGGGGAGTGCAGCAGCTCGTCGAGCTTCTTGATCCGGACGTCGTCCTTGGAATCTTCACGCCAGGCCAGGAAGTTGGCGTACGGGTTGTTGTCCACCGACTCCACGGCCAGGGCGTTCTTGGTGCTCAGGCCGGCCTTGAGGATGAAGTTGCCGTTGATCAGGGCCAGGTCCACGGACGGGTCCTTGAGGTCGTTGATCAGCAGTTCCGGCTGGTTCTCGGAGAACTTCAGCTTCTTGGGGTTCTGCGCGTCGCTGAGCGTCAGCACCGAGGTGTCGTCCTTGATGTCCTTGACCAGGCCGGCGACCTGGAGGACCTTGAGCGCGCGGACCTGGTTGGACGGGTCGTTCGTGATGGCGACCTTGGCTCCGTCCTTGATGTCCTTGATGTTCTTGACCTTCTCCGAGAACGCGGCGTACGGCTCGATGTGGACACCTCCGCCGTGGCCGAACTTGTAGCCCTTGGTCTTGACCTGGTCCTCGAACCACGGCAGGTGCTGGTAGAAGTTGGCGTCCAGGGAGCCGTCGCTCAGCGCGGTGTTCGGCGTCTGGTAATCCTCGATTTCCTTGATCTCCAGCTTCAGGCCGGCCTTGGGGGCGAGCTCCTGGTTGATGAATTCGAGGATCTTGGCGTGCGGGACCGGGCTGGCGCCGACCTTGAGTGTGGCGGGCTTGGCCGGATCCAGGGTCGTGACCTGGGCGCTGGGGGTGGACGAACCACCGCAAGCCGTCAGCGCCAGGGCAGTGACAATGCCGGTGGCCAGGAGGGTGAGTGACTTACGCATTCGATGCGTTCCTTTCGAAAGAGGCGGAGAACCCGACGGCGGGGCCGTGGTCCGCGCAGATGCAGAGGGCGGCTACCCGCTGCAAGGCTGGGAATGGTTTTAGGTCAGCGGTGGTCGAGGCTGCGGGAAATCCGCTCGCCCACGAGTTGGATGACCTGGACGAGGACGACGATCAGGACGATGGTGACGATCATGACCGTGACGTCGAAGCGCTGGAAGCCGTAGTTGTAGGCCAGCTTGCCGAGGCCGCCGCCGCCGACGAGGCCGGCCATCGCGGAGTAGCCGACGAGGGTCACCACCGTGGTGGTGGCGGCCGCAACGAGGGCGGGCAGGGATTCGCGCAGCATCACCTTGCTGATGACCTGCATGGTGGTCGACCCCATCACCTGGGCGGCGTCGATTTTGCCGTGGTGGACATCGCGCAGGCAGGATTCCACCAGCCGGGCGAAGAAGGGGATCGTGCCGATGGAGAGTGAAACCGAGGCCGCGATCGGACCGAGGCTCGTCCCGGTGAGGGCGCGCGCCAGCGGGATGAGGGCCACCATCAGGATGGCGAACGGGATGGAGCGGGTGATGTTGACGATCACGTCGCTGAGGATCCGGTTGGTGACAGGCATCGGGCGCAGGCCGCCGGGGGCCGTGACGTGCAGGAAGACGCCCAGCGGCAGGCCGATGAGGACGGTGAAGAACGCGGAGATGCCGACCATCTGGAGGGTCTCCACGATCGCGTCCGGCAGGGCCTTGGCCAGGACGGGGTTGCCGAAGATGTCGTTCATTAGTTCGCTCCTTCTTCCGCCGGAGCCGCAGCGGCGGCCACGCGCTTGGCGCTGATGCCGCGGTCGTGCAGGTAGCGCAGGACGGCGTCGACGTCGGAACCTTCGGCGAGCTGCACACGGAGGTGGCCGAACTGCTGGCCGCCGAGCGTCTCGACGCTGCCGGCGAGGACGTTGAAGTCCATGTTGAAGTGCCGTGCGACGCCGGTCAGCACGGGTTCCTTGGCGCTGTCGCCGGAGAAGAGGATCTCCAGCACCGGCCCGCGCTGCAGCGCCCCGTGCAGGGGTTCCGAGGGCGGCAGCGGCAGCAGGGCGCGGGCGAGCTTGCTGTCCAGCTCGCCGGCCACGTCCTGCAGGGCGCCGTGTTCGATGATGCGGCCGCGGGAGAGCAGCGAGACGGAGTCGCAGACGCGCTTCACGACGTTCATCTCGTGGGTGATGATCAGCACCGTGAGCTGCAGCCGCCGGGTGAGGTCCCGGATCAGGTCCAGGATCTCCTCGGTGGTGGCAGGGTCCAGGGCCGAGGTGGGCTCGTCGCAGAGCAGCACCTCGGGGTCCGAGGCGAGGGCGCGGGCAATGCCGACGCGCTGGCGCTGGCCGCCGGAAAGCTGGGACGGGTACGCGTTCTCGAAGCCCTCGAGCCCCACCAGCTTGAGCAGCTCGGACACCCGGGCCCGGATCCGGTCCTTCGGGGTCTTGACGAGTTCGAGCGGGTGCGCCACGTTCCCGGCCGCGGTCCGGGAATCCATCAGGTTCGCATGCTGGAACACCATGCCGATGCGCCGCCGGGCAGCACGGATCTCCGAGTCCCGCACGGAACTGAGCTCGGTGCCGTCGATGCTGACGGACCCGGAGGTGGGTCGGTCCAGCAGGGTC harbors:
- a CDS encoding LLM class flavin-dependent oxidoreductase, producing the protein MSAPALPDPASGANPTAPVGPEAILLGLNTFGDVGLFPDGHPVPHAQVLRQLLEQAELADEVGLHAFGVGEHHRRDFAVSAPEVFLAAAAARTKRIRLGSAVTVLSSDDPIRVFQRFATVDAISNGRAEVMLGRGSFVESFPLFGLDLADYEVLFEEKLELFDKARAQKPIKWEGRTRRPINGLSVYPPLEHHLLPAWIGVGGTPESVLRCAEYGYPIIFAIIGGTPRSFGPLADLYREAMAKYGHPMQQVATHSPGHVGATDEDAREEFFPHWLAQRNQIGAERGWGPGNRAEFDYLCTPEGALYVGSPETVAAKIALLKRNLGVDRFDLKYSNGTLPHAAMMRSIELFGTEVAPRVAALLAGAAPAPDKH
- the hemL gene encoding glutamate-1-semialdehyde 2,1-aminomutase codes for the protein MTSSHPRNEELFDRARRLMPGGVNSPVRAFGSVGGTPRFMVSAKGPYLTDADGAEYVDLVCSWGPALLGHAHPAVLAAVHAAVDRGLSFGASTPDEANLAAIVQERVPAAERVRMVSTGTEATMTAIRLARGYTGRNLVIKFAGCYHGHLDGLLAAAGSGLATLALPGSAGVTAATAAETLVLPYNDLAAVEAAFAAHGPNIAAVITEAAPANMGVVTPGEGFNAGLARITREHGALLILDEVLTGFRTGYSGYWGLTGGAAGAAEPWSPDLLTFGKVIGGGMPTAALGGRADVMDYLAPVGPVYQAGTLSGNPVAMAAGVATLTHATPEVYSFVDARSLELSGALSSALDTAGVDHSIQRAGNLFSVAFGTSARGVHNYDDAQGQDVFRYAPFFHSMLDSGVYLPPSVFEAWFLSAAHDDAAMNRIFDALPAAAKAAAAATA
- a CDS encoding MetQ/NlpA family ABC transporter substrate-binding protein produces the protein MRKSLTLLATGIVTALALTACGGSSTPSAQVTTLDPAKPATLKVGASPVPHAKILEFINQELAPKAGLKLEIKEIEDYQTPNTALSDGSLDANFYQHLPWFEDQVKTKGYKFGHGGGVHIEPYAAFSEKVKNIKDIKDGAKVAITNDPSNQVRALKVLQVAGLVKDIKDDTSVLTLSDAQNPKKLKFSENQPELLINDLKDPSVDLALINGNFILKAGLSTKNALAVESVDNNPYANFLAWREDSKDDVRIKKLDELLHSPEVKAFIAKEWPNGDVTPAF
- a CDS encoding methionine ABC transporter permease gives rise to the protein MNDIFGNPVLAKALPDAIVETLQMVGISAFFTVLIGLPLGVFLHVTAPGGLRPMPVTNRILSDVIVNITRSIPFAILMVALIPLARALTGTSLGPIAASVSLSIGTIPFFARLVESCLRDVHHGKIDAAQVMGSTTMQVISKVMLRESLPALVAAATTTVVTLVGYSAMAGLVGGGGLGKLAYNYGFQRFDVTVMIVTIVLIVVLVQVIQLVGERISRSLDHR
- a CDS encoding methionine ABC transporter ATP-binding protein codes for the protein MITVTDLRKVYRQGKKEVVALDGVTLAVPKASIHGIIGHSGAGKSTLVRCLTLLDRPTSGSVSIDGTELSSVRDSEIRAARRRIGMVFQHANLMDSRTAAGNVAHPLELVKTPKDRIRARVSELLKLVGLEGFENAYPSQLSGGQRQRVGIARALASDPEVLLCDEPTSALDPATTEEILDLIRDLTRRLQLTVLIITHEMNVVKRVCDSVSLLSRGRIIEHGALQDVAGELDSKLARALLPLPPSEPLHGALQRGPVLEILFSGDSAKEPVLTGVARHFNMDFNVLAGSVETLGGQQFGHLRVQLAEGSDVDAVLRYLHDRGISAKRVAAAAAPAEEGAN